A single Pseudoalteromonas rubra DNA region contains:
- a CDS encoding mechanosensitive ion channel family protein — protein sequence MYYLDKLSEWLNFSLFTYAEHSFTVGKLLLVPLLLILGIWLTRYLVGKLTNRLRAGNTDPNMVHLVQRLCYVLAIAITVITILDVINVPITAFAFLSGAIAIGFGFGAQNIINNFISGWILMWEKPIRIGDFLEVEGTKGIVEKINTRSTRLRRVDGVHMLIPNSKLLENTVINWTLVDKLMRTSVRVGVAYGSPAKQVAALILQATEEQPEILNDPKPQVTFEDFGDNALIFEVNFWLNSTVEGGLRQARSKVRFRLDELFAEHNIVVAFPQRDVHIDGQLAIVRQPKR from the coding sequence GTGTATTACCTGGATAAACTGAGCGAATGGTTGAACTTTTCACTGTTCACTTACGCTGAGCATTCTTTTACAGTCGGCAAGCTATTGCTTGTTCCGCTGCTGTTGATATTAGGGATCTGGCTGACCCGTTATCTGGTTGGTAAATTAACCAACCGCCTCAGAGCTGGCAATACCGACCCGAATATGGTGCATCTGGTGCAAAGACTGTGCTACGTCCTGGCCATTGCCATTACGGTGATCACTATCCTGGATGTGATCAATGTGCCTATTACGGCTTTTGCCTTTTTGTCAGGTGCGATTGCCATAGGGTTCGGGTTTGGGGCTCAGAACATCATCAACAATTTTATCAGTGGTTGGATCCTGATGTGGGAAAAGCCCATTCGTATTGGTGATTTTCTTGAAGTGGAGGGCACCAAAGGGATCGTTGAAAAAATCAACACGCGTTCAACTCGTTTACGCCGGGTGGATGGGGTACATATGCTTATCCCCAATAGTAAATTACTGGAAAACACGGTTATCAACTGGACTTTGGTTGATAAACTTATGCGTACATCGGTGCGTGTAGGAGTGGCGTATGGCTCGCCTGCAAAACAGGTGGCAGCCTTGATCCTGCAGGCAACCGAAGAGCAGCCTGAAATACTGAACGATCCTAAGCCCCAGGTTACATTTGAAGACTTTGGTGACAACGCGCTGATATTTGAAGTCAATTTCTGGCTCAATTCTACCGTCGAAGGTGGGCTCAGGCAGGCGAGAAGTAAAGTGCGCTTTCGCCTTGATGAGTTATTTGCCGAGCATAATATTGTGGTGGCCTTTCCACAGCGTGATGTGCATATCGACGGTCAACTGGCCATCGTCAGGCAACCTAAGCGTTAA
- a CDS encoding sensor histidine kinase translates to MLINFSPNSALGQLLLLRSIAIVLQLVLVLISLWFLDKNLPEQPIFTVIALESVFQLASIYAYRKVSDVSPGAMVMQLVADILFLTVLLSFLGGASNAFVSLLLLPCIIAAVTVPPKFVVFISGAALAAYGYLYTVVPMHHHGMHMGQHLLGMLVNFVFMVIVIVTIVTFLASRIQQRELALAKSREKQLQQEQVLALGSAAAQVTHQLATPIAHLSLLYEELSEDFPQHPAVLDMQAPLAQCKTQLDGFRAQTELLKPHAQVNSQAFTMLWQQLHELLTLQFPEQVITCQLPEQSFSVSGDPMLIPALFNLFVNAAKANEKCSALSLEVSVSLSEQASAGSDRTWSLSIRDHGPGIAMDKLALIGKSVVDSSSGLGMALLLSHATIERLEGTLHLSNHQTQGAVSVVTLPVV, encoded by the coding sequence ATGTTAATTAATTTCTCGCCTAACTCGGCGCTTGGCCAGTTATTGCTGCTGCGTTCCATCGCCATTGTACTACAGCTGGTGCTGGTGCTCATTTCGTTGTGGTTTTTAGATAAAAATTTACCAGAGCAACCTATTTTTACAGTTATTGCGCTGGAGTCTGTATTTCAACTGGCGAGTATTTATGCTTATCGCAAAGTGAGTGATGTATCACCAGGGGCTATGGTTATGCAGCTGGTGGCTGATATTTTATTTTTGACAGTCCTGTTGTCTTTTCTCGGAGGAGCCAGCAACGCGTTTGTCTCTTTGCTGTTGTTACCTTGCATCATTGCAGCGGTTACGGTGCCACCAAAGTTTGTAGTGTTTATTTCTGGTGCCGCCTTAGCTGCTTATGGGTATTTGTATACGGTTGTTCCGATGCACCATCACGGTATGCATATGGGCCAGCACTTGCTTGGCATGCTGGTGAATTTTGTATTCATGGTTATTGTGATAGTGACGATAGTGACCTTTCTGGCTAGCCGTATCCAGCAACGAGAACTGGCCCTGGCTAAAAGCAGAGAAAAACAATTGCAACAGGAGCAGGTGCTCGCATTAGGCAGTGCTGCTGCTCAGGTAACCCATCAACTGGCCACACCCATCGCACATTTGAGTTTGCTGTATGAAGAGTTAAGTGAGGATTTTCCGCAGCATCCGGCTGTGCTGGATATGCAGGCTCCTTTGGCGCAGTGTAAGACACAGTTAGATGGTTTCAGGGCTCAAACCGAGCTACTTAAGCCGCATGCCCAGGTTAACAGCCAGGCATTTACAATGCTCTGGCAGCAGCTTCACGAACTACTGACGCTGCAGTTTCCTGAGCAGGTCATCACTTGTCAGTTACCCGAACAGTCATTTTCAGTCAGTGGTGATCCTATGCTAATCCCGGCGTTGTTTAACCTGTTTGTGAACGCGGCGAAGGCCAATGAGAAGTGCTCTGCGCTCAGCCTGGAAGTTAGTGTGAGCTTGTCAGAACAGGCCTCAGCAGGCAGTGATCGTACATGGTCTTTGTCGATCCGAGATCACGGTCCCGGCATTGCAATGGACAAACTGGCTTTGATAGGTAAATCAGTGGTCGACAGTTCATCTGGTTTGGGCATGGCGCTGCTGCTTTCTCATGCTACAATCGAGCGACTTGAAGGGACCTTACACCTGTCTAACCACCAGACTCAGGGTGCCGTATCTGTGGTGACTTTACCTGTAGTATAA
- a CDS encoding CBU_0592 family membrane protein, which produces MIDILFDIIGMTGTFLVVGAFFLLQLDKVSPDGIKYNMMNLSGAILLLISLCYNFNLASFVIELFWIVASLIGLYKYFKKRKLTTA; this is translated from the coding sequence ATGATAGACATATTATTTGACATCATTGGTATGACGGGTACTTTCCTGGTGGTTGGTGCGTTCTTTTTACTCCAGTTGGACAAAGTAAGCCCCGACGGTATTAAGTACAATATGATGAACCTCAGTGGTGCCATTTTGCTGCTTATCAGTCTTTGCTATAACTTCAATCTGGCTAGTTTTGTCATCGAGTTATTCTGGATAGTGGCCTCTTTAATTGGACTGTACAAGTACTTTAAAAAACGCAAACTTACGACAGCCTAA
- a CDS encoding DUF1761 domain-containing protein, protein MAVFDVDVVAVVIAAISSFALGGIWYSPLLFHKSWLEEAGLTELDIQNADHKLVFSGAMFLSILAALLMAALLGKSPAIIDGVLLGLAVGVCFVASTLGTSYLFEQRPLKLFLINAGYHTAQFCLIGFVLAILS, encoded by the coding sequence GTGGCTGTGTTTGATGTAGATGTGGTTGCCGTTGTGATTGCGGCAATCTCCTCCTTTGCTTTAGGGGGAATATGGTACTCACCGTTACTATTTCATAAATCCTGGCTGGAAGAAGCAGGCCTTACTGAATTGGATATTCAAAATGCCGACCATAAACTAGTGTTTAGTGGCGCGATGTTTTTATCCATACTGGCTGCACTGTTAATGGCTGCGCTGCTGGGTAAAAGCCCCGCTATTATAGACGGAGTGTTGCTGGGCTTAGCCGTTGGAGTGTGCTTTGTCGCCAGTACCTTGGGTACCAGTTATTTGTTTGAACAACGCCCTCTGAAGTTATTTCTTATCAATGCGGGTTACCATACCGCTCAATTTTGTCTGATAGGGTTCGTACTTGCCATACTGAGCTAA
- a CDS encoding aminoacyl-histidine dipeptidase, with the protein MFKPHSDIANLAPQIVWQFFDQICSIPHPSKHEEALATFIVDWAKSQDLAVRRDETGNVFIKKPATPGMENRKPVVLQAHIDMVPQKNDDTDHDFTKDPIRPYIDGEWVTAQGTTLGADNGMGMASCLAVLASSDIPHGPLEVLLTVDEEAGMSGAFGLQTGWLEGDILLNTDSEQEGEIYMGCAGGVDASMTVNIARQAVAADHQLVEISLKGLKGGHSGVDIHTGRGNANKLLARALKHHLSGVDFSLVAFKGGSLRNAIPREAYATIAISPAQRSVLEQRLSEFEAVLSNELGAIETNLTFAVNDTDSTLDAMSEQSKHSLLALLNACPNGVVRMSDDIQGVVETSLNLGVITTQADKVEVLCLIRSLIDSGRTDVEGTLSSLASLAGAEIEFSGAYPGWKPDPDSDLVHIFRDMYEGIYGNKPDIMVIHAGLECGLFKEPYPDMDMISFGPTIKFPHSPDEKVHIASVGLYWQQMQALLQNIPERD; encoded by the coding sequence GTGTTTAAACCTCATTCCGACATCGCCAATTTGGCGCCTCAGATCGTATGGCAATTCTTTGATCAGATCTGCTCAATCCCACACCCGTCAAAACACGAAGAAGCATTAGCGACCTTTATTGTTGACTGGGCAAAGTCACAAGACCTGGCTGTTCGTCGCGATGAAACGGGCAATGTATTTATCAAAAAACCAGCCACGCCAGGCATGGAGAATCGTAAACCGGTTGTGCTTCAAGCACATATCGATATGGTGCCGCAGAAAAATGACGATACAGATCACGACTTTACCAAAGATCCAATTCGCCCTTACATAGATGGTGAATGGGTCACAGCCCAGGGCACTACCTTAGGTGCTGACAATGGCATGGGTATGGCGTCTTGTCTTGCAGTATTGGCGTCTTCTGACATCCCGCATGGTCCACTGGAAGTGTTACTGACAGTAGATGAAGAAGCCGGAATGTCTGGTGCGTTTGGTCTGCAAACAGGCTGGCTGGAAGGCGACATTCTGCTCAATACCGATTCTGAGCAGGAAGGTGAGATTTACATGGGTTGTGCCGGTGGCGTAGATGCCAGCATGACAGTCAATATTGCGCGTCAAGCTGTAGCAGCAGACCATCAGCTTGTAGAGATCAGTTTAAAAGGCCTAAAAGGCGGCCACTCTGGCGTTGATATCCATACCGGGCGGGGTAACGCAAATAAGCTTTTAGCGCGTGCATTAAAACATCACCTAAGTGGAGTGGACTTTAGCCTGGTGGCCTTTAAAGGCGGTTCACTACGTAATGCTATTCCGCGAGAAGCGTATGCAACTATCGCCATCTCACCTGCGCAGCGCAGTGTACTTGAACAGCGCCTGAGTGAGTTTGAAGCTGTTCTGAGCAATGAGCTAGGTGCCATTGAAACCAACTTGACGTTTGCAGTAAACGACACAGACAGCACGCTTGATGCAATGTCAGAACAGTCTAAACACAGCCTGCTTGCGCTGCTCAATGCCTGCCCGAATGGTGTTGTACGCATGAGTGATGATATTCAGGGCGTGGTTGAAACGTCACTTAACCTGGGTGTGATCACCACACAAGCCGACAAAGTAGAAGTGCTTTGCCTGATCCGCTCTTTAATTGATTCAGGTCGCACAGATGTCGAAGGCACACTGAGTTCACTGGCAAGCCTGGCTGGCGCAGAGATTGAGTTTTCAGGTGCATATCCTGGCTGGAAACCAGACCCGGACTCAGATTTAGTGCACATTTTCCGAGATATGTACGAAGGGATTTATGGTAACAAACCAGATATCATGGTGATCCACGCGGGACTTGAATGTGGCTTGTTCAAAGAACCTTACCCTGACATGGATATGATTTCTTTCGGTCCAACCATCAAGTTCCCACACTCGCCTGACGAAAAAGTGCATATTGCATCGGTTGGCTTGTACTGGCAACAAATGCAGGCATTACTGCAGAATATTCCTGAGCGCGACTAA
- a CDS encoding response regulator transcription factor: MKLLIIEDDVPFATTLSRRMTKLNFDCQCVHDELDIAAQCQTFLPQYVLLDMKLTASSGLQHIALIRGIVPDAKIVLLTGFASIATAVEAIKLGADEYLTKPADTQLIAKTLLGTQTVMTETTDTTMSPERLEWEHIQQTLKSNDGNISETARQLNMHRRTLQRKLQKRPVLK; encoded by the coding sequence ATGAAGTTATTGATTATTGAGGATGATGTACCATTTGCCACGACGTTGTCGCGCAGAATGACCAAGCTGAATTTTGACTGTCAGTGTGTGCATGATGAGCTGGATATTGCGGCTCAGTGTCAGACATTTTTGCCGCAATATGTGTTGTTGGATATGAAGTTAACAGCGAGCTCCGGCTTACAGCACATCGCGTTGATCCGGGGCATCGTCCCGGACGCAAAAATTGTACTTCTGACTGGGTTTGCAAGTATCGCGACGGCCGTTGAGGCAATTAAGCTGGGTGCCGATGAATACCTAACCAAGCCAGCAGACACTCAGTTGATAGCCAAAACTCTTTTGGGTACACAGACTGTAATGACTGAAACCACAGACACGACCATGTCACCGGAACGGCTTGAATGGGAACATATACAGCAAACCCTGAAATCTAATGATGGCAACATTTCTGAAACAGCAAGACAACTGAATATGCACCGACGGACATTGCAAAGAAAACTTCAGAAACGCCCGGTACTTAAATAA
- a CDS encoding DUF4440 domain-containing protein, with protein MQKIKFDTLDMLINLERELLDPAVRENPQRLAQLLDEDFYEISANGLMFNKSHVLARLPREKVPQFYNQDFQGQMLAENLAQITYHAAYRRNAYSNLNYSVRMSIWRYKGANWQLMFHQGTPCPEFKLKYE; from the coding sequence ATGCAAAAAATTAAATTTGATACGCTGGATATGCTCATAAACCTGGAGCGCGAGTTACTCGATCCCGCCGTGCGAGAAAATCCGCAGCGACTGGCTCAGCTGTTGGATGAAGATTTTTATGAGATTTCGGCTAACGGGTTGATGTTTAATAAATCTCACGTACTGGCCAGGTTGCCTAGGGAGAAAGTCCCGCAGTTTTATAATCAGGACTTTCAGGGCCAGATGCTCGCCGAAAACCTGGCCCAGATCACCTATCATGCTGCTTATCGTCGAAATGCCTATTCTAATTTGAATTATTCCGTCAGAATGTCGATCTGGCGCTACAAGGGAGCGAATTGGCAATTAATGTTCCACCAGGGAACACCTTGTCCGGAATTTAAGCTCAAATATGAATAA
- a CDS encoding glycoside hydrolase family 3 protein, protein MYLSVILGSKDTDLYCYLRRSKVKKTTTKISLSVLAAGILTACGAGQPSPEVKKGLDIWPKIHSEVALDPEIERQVSVLLSKMTLEQKVAQMIQPEIRDITVADMRRYGFGSYLNGGGAFPGNNKHASVKDWVDLAEAMYQASVDDSLDGIDIPTMWGTDAVHGHNNVIGATLFPHNIGLGAANNPKLIEQIAQATAKEVMATGIDWVFAPTVATVRDDRWGRTYEGYSEDPEIVKAYAAAIVHGLQGHASEDFLGDDRVISTVKHFLGDGGTVKGDDQGNNVDSEQALFDIHAQGYVGGLTAGAQSVMASFNSWQGEKIHGHQYLLTDVLKNKMGFDGFVVGDWNGHGQIPGCSNDNCPQAVNAGLDVYMVPTDAWKPLLENTIAQVRAGIIPMSRIDDAVSRILRVKLRAGLFDKPSPAQRPHANNTQLIGHEAHRDIARQAVRESLVLLKNNQQLLPLAPNQRILIAGDAANNIGKQSGGWTITWQGTNNQNSDFPGGQSIYDGFARQITQAGGQVELSENGQYKTKPDVAIVVFGEEPYAEGHGDRETLIYQHGNKRDLALLKSLKAQGIPVVSVFISGRPMWVNPELNASDAFVAAWLPGSQGEAVADVLLKNSEGKIQYDFTGRLSFSWPAHPSKPVNRFDQDYAPLLPYGFGLSYGMSSPLSNSLPEETGAALNTSDVYEVFNGKTQQPWQLRLFSGKQNLAVTASSMTLSSLSYRTIDKEIQEDAFRLDWQGMKAGVQFVSGNGFREDLARYQAGGGVLSMTVKRGNTVADQAFVGMHCESEGDMPGSCRAQVDIGAELNKLEAQQWQVLSIDLQCFASQGVKFDQMVMPFELSATGSMSLSFSDISIMPAGDKQATLQCQD, encoded by the coding sequence ATGTATTTATCGGTTATTTTGGGCTCAAAGGACACCGACCTGTATTGCTACCTACGGAGAAGTAAAGTGAAGAAAACAACAACCAAGATTTCACTCAGCGTACTAGCTGCCGGTATCTTAACCGCATGTGGTGCCGGGCAACCCTCGCCGGAAGTTAAGAAAGGGCTTGATATCTGGCCCAAAATTCACTCTGAGGTGGCCCTGGACCCTGAAATTGAGCGCCAGGTTTCGGTACTACTTAGCAAGATGACGTTGGAGCAGAAAGTGGCGCAGATGATCCAGCCGGAGATCCGTGACATTACGGTAGCAGATATGCGGCGCTACGGGTTTGGCTCTTATCTCAATGGTGGCGGAGCATTTCCCGGGAACAACAAGCATGCCAGTGTTAAAGACTGGGTTGATCTGGCAGAAGCTATGTATCAGGCATCCGTAGATGACTCATTAGATGGTATTGATATTCCTACTATGTGGGGGACCGATGCGGTCCATGGTCACAACAACGTGATCGGGGCAACCTTGTTTCCTCATAACATTGGGCTGGGGGCGGCCAACAATCCCAAACTGATTGAACAAATTGCCCAGGCAACGGCAAAAGAAGTGATGGCCACGGGCATTGATTGGGTCTTCGCGCCCACAGTGGCAACAGTACGTGATGATCGCTGGGGTCGTACTTATGAAGGCTATTCGGAAGATCCCGAGATAGTGAAAGCATACGCCGCAGCCATTGTACATGGCTTGCAGGGGCATGCCAGCGAGGACTTTTTGGGCGATGACCGGGTCATCAGTACCGTGAAGCATTTCTTGGGTGATGGCGGCACCGTGAAAGGCGACGATCAGGGTAACAATGTCGACTCTGAGCAGGCGCTGTTTGATATTCATGCTCAGGGTTATGTGGGCGGTCTCACGGCAGGGGCACAATCGGTGATGGCCTCATTTAACAGCTGGCAGGGCGAGAAGATACACGGACATCAATATCTGCTGACCGACGTGCTGAAAAACAAAATGGGGTTTGATGGTTTTGTGGTGGGCGACTGGAATGGCCATGGGCAAATACCCGGTTGCAGTAATGACAATTGCCCTCAGGCTGTGAATGCGGGCCTGGACGTCTACATGGTGCCTACCGATGCCTGGAAACCTCTGCTTGAGAACACCATTGCACAGGTCAGAGCGGGCATCATTCCTATGTCGCGCATAGATGATGCTGTCAGTCGTATTTTGCGGGTGAAGCTTCGCGCAGGCTTGTTTGATAAGCCCAGCCCGGCACAGCGTCCACATGCTAACAATACACAATTGATAGGTCACGAAGCACACCGGGATATTGCGCGCCAGGCGGTGCGTGAGTCATTGGTTTTGCTTAAAAACAATCAACAGTTATTACCGCTTGCACCCAATCAGCGCATTTTGATAGCCGGTGATGCTGCCAACAACATTGGTAAACAATCAGGGGGCTGGACTATCACCTGGCAGGGTACCAATAATCAGAACTCGGATTTTCCAGGTGGTCAGTCTATATACGACGGATTTGCCCGGCAGATAACCCAGGCGGGAGGTCAGGTTGAGCTCAGCGAAAATGGCCAGTATAAAACCAAGCCTGACGTGGCCATTGTGGTATTTGGTGAAGAGCCATATGCCGAAGGGCATGGTGATCGGGAAACCTTGATTTATCAGCATGGTAATAAGCGAGACCTGGCTCTGTTAAAGTCACTGAAAGCGCAAGGTATTCCTGTGGTCTCTGTGTTTATCAGTGGCAGGCCTATGTGGGTTAACCCGGAGCTCAACGCCAGTGATGCCTTTGTGGCCGCCTGGCTGCCTGGCTCGCAGGGCGAAGCCGTTGCCGATGTTTTGCTGAAAAACAGCGAGGGCAAGATACAGTATGATTTCACTGGTCGTCTGTCTTTCTCCTGGCCAGCCCATCCAAGTAAGCCGGTTAATCGTTTCGACCAGGATTATGCGCCTTTGCTTCCTTACGGTTTTGGTTTGAGTTATGGCATGTCCTCGCCGCTGAGCAACAGTTTACCTGAGGAGACAGGTGCCGCGCTGAATACCTCTGATGTGTATGAGGTTTTCAACGGTAAAACTCAGCAACCCTGGCAGTTGAGGCTGTTCTCAGGTAAGCAAAATCTTGCTGTCACCGCAAGCAGTATGACGCTGTCTAGTCTGAGTTACAGAACCATAGATAAGGAAATCCAGGAAGATGCCTTTCGGCTTGACTGGCAGGGCATGAAAGCAGGTGTTCAGTTTGTCAGTGGCAATGGTTTCAGAGAAGATCTGGCTCGTTACCAGGCTGGGGGTGGTGTGCTCAGTATGACCGTAAAACGTGGTAACACGGTTGCAGACCAGGCATTTGTTGGTATGCACTGTGAAAGTGAAGGAGATATGCCAGGAAGCTGTCGGGCTCAGGTTGATATTGGCGCTGAGCTGAACAAGCTGGAAGCACAGCAGTGGCAAGTGCTGAGTATAGACTTACAATGCTTTGCCAGCCAGGGCGTGAAGTTTGATCAAATGGTGATGCCATTTGAACTGTCTGCCACTGGCAGTATGAGCTTGTCGTTTAGTGATATCAGTATAATGCCGGCAGGTGATAAGCAGGCTACACTCCAATGTCAGGATTAA
- a CDS encoding ketoacyl-ACP synthase III, translating to MKYAKITGWGKAIPPASISNDELSNIVDTNDEWISTRTGIKSRRVSHVSTAELATVASKQALACAGLKGEDIDLVLLATCTPSTMVANTASLVQKNIGAVGAAACDTNAACSGFLYALQNATAQIQAGMIKRAVVVAAERMTWYVNWAKRDSAVLFGDGAGAVILEASDEPCGLLGTKTGCDSEDRGILHIANYGTDLTRYEPAGPSDLSFEGREIFKRAVTGMSVACDDVLAQANLSLSDIDVLVPHQANLRIIQAIQKKLDIADDKVMVNIDKYGNTSAATIAIALCEAVEQGLVKPHANIMSAAFGAGLTWAASYIKWGERVTPLAHSEETLPACEQSGVELIADAVKACQQ from the coding sequence ATGAAGTACGCCAAAATAACAGGATGGGGAAAAGCAATTCCCCCCGCCTCTATTAGTAATGACGAACTAAGCAACATTGTTGACACTAATGACGAATGGATCAGCACCCGAACGGGCATTAAATCTCGCCGTGTCAGCCATGTGAGTACCGCAGAGTTAGCAACGGTTGCAAGTAAACAGGCGTTAGCCTGCGCTGGCCTTAAAGGCGAGGATATAGATCTCGTCCTGCTGGCAACCTGCACACCTTCCACTATGGTGGCCAATACCGCATCTTTGGTGCAAAAAAACATTGGTGCCGTGGGTGCAGCTGCCTGCGATACCAATGCTGCCTGCTCAGGCTTTCTGTACGCACTACAAAATGCCACTGCGCAGATCCAGGCTGGTATGATCAAACGCGCTGTGGTTGTGGCAGCTGAGCGTATGACCTGGTACGTAAACTGGGCAAAACGCGACAGTGCAGTGCTATTTGGTGACGGCGCTGGCGCGGTTATTCTTGAAGCCAGCGATGAGCCCTGTGGACTGCTTGGCACTAAAACCGGGTGTGACAGTGAAGATCGTGGCATTTTACATATTGCGAATTACGGCACAGATCTGACCCGCTATGAACCAGCAGGCCCATCAGACTTATCTTTCGAAGGGCGAGAGATTTTCAAACGAGCGGTCACTGGCATGAGCGTTGCGTGCGATGATGTATTGGCACAGGCAAATTTATCCCTGTCTGATATAGATGTGCTGGTTCCACACCAGGCAAACCTGCGGATCATTCAGGCAATCCAGAAAAAACTCGATATTGCAGATGATAAAGTGATGGTCAATATCGACAAGTACGGTAATACCTCTGCAGCAACCATTGCCATTGCCTTGTGTGAAGCAGTGGAACAAGGGTTAGTTAAACCACACGCAAACATCATGTCAGCCGCCTTTGGTGCAGGCCTGACCTGGGCTGCCAGCTACATAAAATGGGGCGAGCGGGTCACGCCTTTGGCACACAGCGAAGAAACACTGCCAGCCTGTGAACAGTCAGGTGTGGAGTTAATAGCGGATGCCGTCAAGGCATGCCAACAGTAA